One region of Sulfurisphaera ohwakuensis genomic DNA includes:
- a CDS encoding xanthine dehydrogenase family protein molybdopterin-binding subunit, giving the protein MLYYYVDDIRGKYKVVSFIRSNKPYAKFNIRGKVYTWKDINFTIPKIFDNEGKLKEIEIPLLAKDRALYIGQPLGMVIGEDEYDAEDKKEGVEVEYEDLTGPIYEPDNVVHTFSQGDYEFGENSFSLKLTFNRQSPAPLEGRGVIVTHEDGRLIIRISTQAPTVVRKIVSEMLDLPEEKIEIKVPRVGGGFGAKQDIVMEELAVIALSYVTGENLKWIERKSEHIMTSQGRGQQHDATVYYNTNGKITGIIDNITYDMGAFPLPWSGISPLYVTLMNLKNVYDIKIKTNVKVVASNSPPQGAFRGFGRPEAFFVIERIMDEVSRRVKIDPISIRERNLGKINNDIGDVKMVLKRLREKYNEYREKYKVGIGISLYLHYASPTSKVLIGEEKSFVGGYECVSLRLTDTGIIEVRTTTVDMGQGISDVLREIVKRELDYDRIVVYTGSQDVNGFGSWASRSVITAGNATLLAARELKEKIDKLGGIKRVLEKLNNSPWELEEKELYSIKCYEPEESIGAISAQISVVEYDGTNFYLRENYIIIDIGVPADVDKVKGQLIGGIVQALGGVLYENVNEPYNYLIPTAKEAPRVKVELLNTPSSTPGGFRGVGENSISGAYASIANAISDFIPVYEIPMKRV; this is encoded by the coding sequence ATGCTATATTATTACGTAGATGATATTAGGGGTAAATATAAAGTAGTAAGTTTTATAAGATCAAATAAGCCTTATGCTAAATTTAATATTAGGGGAAAGGTTTATACGTGGAAGGATATAAATTTCACTATTCCAAAAATCTTTGACAATGAGGGAAAGCTGAAAGAAATAGAAATACCACTTTTAGCAAAAGATAGAGCACTATATATTGGTCAACCGTTAGGAATGGTTATAGGAGAAGACGAGTATGATGCCGAAGATAAAAAAGAGGGAGTTGAAGTAGAGTATGAAGATTTAACTGGTCCGATTTATGAACCAGATAATGTAGTACATACGTTTTCTCAAGGAGATTATGAATTTGGTGAAAATTCTTTCTCGTTAAAGCTTACATTTAATAGACAATCCCCAGCTCCTTTAGAAGGAAGAGGTGTAATTGTAACTCATGAGGATGGAAGACTAATAATAAGAATTTCAACACAAGCACCAACAGTTGTTAGAAAAATAGTCTCAGAAATGCTAGATTTACCTGAGGAAAAAATTGAAATTAAAGTACCTAGAGTAGGTGGAGGTTTTGGTGCTAAACAAGATATTGTAATGGAAGAATTAGCCGTGATAGCTTTATCTTATGTGACTGGGGAAAACTTGAAGTGGATCGAAAGAAAGTCAGAACATATTATGACATCACAAGGTAGGGGTCAACAGCATGATGCGACTGTTTATTATAACACCAATGGGAAAATAACGGGAATTATAGATAACATAACTTATGATATGGGTGCTTTTCCTTTACCGTGGTCTGGTATTTCACCCTTATATGTTACTCTTATGAATTTAAAGAATGTGTATGATATAAAAATAAAAACTAACGTAAAAGTCGTTGCCTCTAATAGTCCGCCACAAGGGGCTTTCAGAGGTTTTGGTAGACCAGAAGCGTTCTTTGTTATAGAACGAATTATGGATGAAGTTAGTAGAAGGGTAAAAATTGACCCTATCAGTATTAGAGAGAGAAATTTAGGAAAAATCAATAATGATATAGGAGATGTAAAAATGGTACTAAAGAGATTAAGAGAGAAATATAATGAATATAGAGAAAAATATAAGGTTGGTATAGGAATTTCGCTTTACCTTCATTACGCCTCACCTACATCTAAAGTTTTGATAGGCGAGGAAAAATCATTTGTTGGGGGATATGAGTGTGTATCATTAAGGTTAACTGACACTGGCATAATTGAGGTTAGAACTACTACAGTTGACATGGGTCAAGGAATAAGTGATGTTTTAAGAGAAATAGTGAAGAGGGAATTAGATTACGATAGAATTGTTGTTTATACTGGTTCACAAGATGTTAATGGTTTTGGTAGTTGGGCCAGTAGGAGTGTAATTACTGCTGGAAATGCTACTCTTTTAGCCGCTAGGGAGTTAAAAGAGAAGATTGATAAACTTGGTGGGATAAAAAGAGTTTTAGAAAAATTAAATAATTCACCTTGGGAGTTAGAAGAAAAAGAGTTATACTCAATAAAATGTTATGAGCCAGAAGAATCAATAGGTGCAATAAGTGCTCAAATAAGCGTAGTTGAGTATGACGGTACAAATTTCTACTTAAGAGAGAATTATATAATTATTGATATAGGAGTTCCTGCAGATGTGGATAAGGTCAAAGGACAATTAATTGGAGGAATAGTTCAAGCATTAGGTGGGGTTCTTTACGAGAATGTTAATGAACCTTATAATTATCTAATACCAACAGCGAAAGAGGCTCCTAGAGTTAAAGTGGAGTTACTTAATACACCTTCAAGTACTCCAGGCGGATTTAGAGGAGTTGGAGAAAACAGCATTTCTGGTGCTTATGCATCTATTGCAAACGCAATTTCAGACTTTATTCCAGTTTATGAAATACCTATGAAGAGGGTGTGA
- a CDS encoding APC family permease has product MSRSLFVRESSGLVKNVSALDSIMLNLGNMSAGIALFTSISPYIPPGGVIWIASLIGLLLTLPQAYIYIYLSGKIPKTGGDYIWLSRILHGSVGVTMAFALMIESTAYFALVAYFFSSAVSTVIGTIGTMDGIKSLVSLSSLLTAPIPSYVLGAAIFGIIILFNIFKAKWGYSLVTISTIISLVTTIIAMVIIAVNIPDFSTAIAPFLSKEGIMPPPNYSSSVPPPNLLVSLSGILPLLAIFTYPWMQASPAVASETKKVKYVQMGVILPLLVTGILITLGFALMYMAGGYAFTDYLFTNPSSAFIYTFWTVAMGLTTNQVLQWIIGIGLMTWEFAVLAYGVIVFSRYIFAMAFDRVFPEIFTRLNRFGSPVYTHLFDLGLTLAFLVLPVVSISGATALYGAIVIGMIYFFAVSIAGVLYGIKNNAILLVVAGLFESGYFVYLTYEAVTNPVFSFAESNGMPNPITLGFVIGSFVVGALIYFIARRINLSKGIDLELLYKEIPPD; this is encoded by the coding sequence ATGAGTAGGAGTTTGTTTGTTAGAGAAAGCTCTGGGTTAGTAAAAAATGTAAGTGCATTAGACTCAATAATGCTAAACTTAGGTAATATGTCAGCTGGAATAGCACTATTTACTTCAATCTCGCCATATATTCCTCCTGGTGGAGTAATATGGATTGCATCATTAATAGGTCTCCTTTTAACATTACCACAAGCATACATATACATTTACTTATCGGGGAAAATACCAAAAACTGGCGGTGACTATATTTGGCTCTCAAGAATCTTACATGGTAGTGTTGGAGTTACAATGGCTTTTGCTTTAATGATCGAGTCTACAGCATATTTTGCATTAGTTGCTTACTTCTTCTCATCTGCAGTTAGTACTGTAATTGGGACTATTGGTACAATGGATGGGATAAAATCATTAGTATCCTTATCATCGTTATTAACTGCACCTATTCCTTCTTATGTACTTGGAGCAGCTATTTTTGGTATAATAATATTATTTAATATATTTAAAGCAAAATGGGGGTATTCGTTAGTAACTATAAGTACAATCATTTCTTTAGTTACTACAATAATAGCTATGGTTATAATTGCTGTTAATATACCAGATTTTAGTACAGCTATTGCACCATTTTTATCGAAAGAAGGAATAATGCCTCCACCTAATTACTCTTCATCAGTCCCTCCACCTAATTTATTAGTCTCTTTGTCTGGAATATTGCCACTTTTAGCAATATTTACTTATCCATGGATGCAAGCAAGTCCTGCAGTAGCTTCAGAAACTAAAAAGGTGAAATATGTCCAAATGGGAGTTATATTACCCCTTTTAGTTACTGGAATTCTAATAACTTTAGGTTTTGCATTGATGTATATGGCTGGTGGATATGCTTTCACAGACTATTTATTTACTAATCCATCGTCAGCTTTTATTTATACCTTTTGGACAGTTGCAATGGGTTTAACTACAAATCAGGTATTGCAATGGATTATTGGAATAGGTTTAATGACATGGGAGTTTGCCGTATTAGCTTATGGTGTTATAGTCTTTTCAAGATATATATTTGCAATGGCTTTTGATAGAGTATTTCCAGAAATTTTCACCAGGCTAAATAGATTTGGATCACCAGTTTATACTCATTTATTTGATTTAGGCTTGACATTAGCATTTTTAGTATTGCCGGTAGTTTCAATCAGTGGTGCAACTGCACTTTATGGCGCAATAGTTATAGGCATGATTTACTTCTTTGCTGTTAGTATTGCCGGCGTTCTTTACGGAATAAAAAATAACGCTATACTATTAGTGGTCGCAGGTTTATTTGAGTCTGGATATTTCGTCTATTTAACTTATGAGGCTGTTACAAATCCAGTGTTTAGTTTTGCTGAGTCTAATGGAATGCCGAATCCTATAACTTTAGGGTTTGTTATAGGGAGTTTTGTAGTAGGTGCATTAATTTACTTTATTGCTAGAAGGATAAATCTAAGTAAAGGAATAGATTTAGAGTTACTATATAAAGAAATACCCCCGGATTAA
- a CDS encoding amidohydrolase family protein, with amino-acid sequence MIFKNARVITTKGIIETDFEVEEGKIKKIKKDIVGEGKDLSGYYVLPSVIDGHTHFNSRYLGGKEIIPTADDYKSGSEIATAGGITSIINFIDPLNKEVIEAVKDEMEKAKRTASIDYSFHLIIKRKDQINYLPEVIKMDVKSIKMFMAYKGSMQVDDETIYLVMKKAKELGVTVAIHAENGDIIEVLQNEYKDKKDAIYHALTRPVEVEEEAVNRASMIAYLTGVKAYIVHISSPTSLDIISYWRKKGAKIFSETCPHYLLFDDSYYLRSDGNRFIMSPPLRRKELREELVRKLHMVDTLGSDYSGFMSVYKDKALSYIEVPNGVSSTEFLVPTIMSFLFDNLITPEKVAEITSYNQIKLYNLKEKGFDEGKDADFTVIKREEWIVKDWHGKMDYSIYEGVKFKAKVIQTYLRGELTFDEDYKGSRGKLLKR; translated from the coding sequence ATGATATTTAAAAACGCTAGAGTAATAACGACTAAAGGAATTATTGAAACAGATTTTGAGGTTGAAGAAGGAAAAATTAAGAAAATTAAGAAGGATATAGTAGGTGAAGGAAAAGACTTGTCTGGTTATTATGTATTACCTAGTGTAATTGATGGACATACGCATTTTAACTCAAGATATTTAGGGGGTAAAGAAATAATTCCCACAGCAGATGATTATAAAAGTGGTAGTGAAATAGCAACAGCTGGCGGAATAACTTCTATAATAAATTTTATTGATCCCTTAAATAAAGAAGTAATAGAGGCAGTTAAAGATGAGATGGAAAAAGCTAAAAGAACTGCCAGTATTGATTATTCCTTTCATTTAATTATTAAAAGAAAAGATCAGATTAACTATTTACCAGAAGTTATTAAAATGGATGTAAAGAGCATAAAAATGTTTATGGCATATAAGGGAAGTATGCAAGTTGATGATGAAACAATATATCTTGTAATGAAGAAAGCTAAAGAGTTAGGCGTAACTGTTGCAATACATGCTGAGAACGGCGATATTATAGAGGTCTTACAGAATGAATACAAAGATAAGAAAGATGCAATATATCATGCACTTACAAGACCAGTTGAAGTTGAGGAAGAAGCTGTTAATAGGGCTTCTATGATAGCTTATTTAACTGGTGTTAAAGCCTATATTGTTCATATTTCTTCTCCTACATCTCTAGATATAATATCTTATTGGAGAAAGAAGGGAGCTAAAATTTTCAGCGAGACTTGTCCACATTACCTTTTATTTGACGATAGTTATTATCTAAGATCAGATGGAAATAGATTTATAATGTCACCTCCATTGAGAAGAAAAGAATTAAGAGAAGAACTTGTAAGAAAACTTCACATGGTAGATACTTTAGGAAGTGATTACTCTGGTTTTATGTCTGTTTATAAGGATAAGGCATTAAGCTACATTGAAGTTCCAAATGGTGTATCTTCAACAGAATTTTTAGTCCCTACAATTATGTCTTTTCTTTTTGACAATTTAATAACACCAGAAAAAGTTGCTGAAATAACTTCTTATAACCAGATAAAACTTTATAACTTAAAAGAAAAAGGATTCGACGAAGGAAAAGATGCCGATTTTACAGTTATAAAGAGAGAAGAATGGATTGTAAAAGATTGGCACGGTAAGATGGATTACTCAATTTACGAGGGAGTAAAATTCAAAGCAAAAGTTATTCAAACTTACTTGAGAGGTGAATTAACCTTTGATGAGGATTATAAAGGTAGTAGAGGAAAATTATTGAAAAGATAA
- a CDS encoding pilus assembly protein — translation MVYADTDFFLALLKNKDWLKEKALAVLREYKDNITTSLTTYLELMLLSRKFGLDPVMITASVMEITRSFDERILRASILISQGMEVFDAFHTAFSETEIVSFDHVYEEFGYRRIKLEDLWRSIFIEIS, via the coding sequence TTGGTTTACGCTGATACTGACTTCTTCCTTGCATTACTGAAGAACAAAGATTGGTTAAAAGAAAAAGCTTTAGCAGTTCTAAGAGAATATAAGGACAACATAACGACTTCCTTAACTACATATTTAGAGCTAATGTTACTAAGTAGGAAATTCGGTTTAGACCCAGTTATGATTACTGCATCTGTTATGGAGATTACTAGAAGCTTTGATGAAAGGATCTTAAGAGCCTCAATTCTTATATCACAAGGTATGGAAGTATTTGATGCTTTCCACACTGCATTTTCTGAAACTGAAATAGTAAGCTTTGATCATGTATATGAAGAGTTTGGTTACAGAAGAATTAAATTAGAAGATCTGTGGAGGTCGATTTTCATTGAGATTTCATGA
- a CDS encoding AbrB/MazE/SpoVT family DNA-binding domain-containing protein: MIVKIDNKGRIYLPKEIREKIDSKEFYIVELTLWDNVDP, translated from the coding sequence ATGATAGTTAAGATTGATAATAAGGGGAGAATTTATTTGCCAAAAGAGATTAGGGAAAAGATTGATTCAAAAGAATTTTACATTGTGGAATTAACCTTATGGGATAATGTTGATCCCTAG
- a CDS encoding radical SAM/SPASM domain-containing protein produces MIYILDDIDSLRSNSIPNDFKLVAINVKTFIKYNSEIEKLLKNNRIFKLYILFNDNDIINFNSYDNLSKMKDTLIKISKIKTLNGFKNEFVFMISQKYDIEAIRRILFLSESRLYNFAIFVINMKSIKEYDLEMLLTSDVINNNLSEVILVDDKTVWPGRHFRFVKQISNEEYLFYKNPFFIDFKGKLTDLISLEALKKIYQYYASVSLSDSFRYWNFKGIVIELTYKCNFSCDHCYVSSSPQRGEILELNKIYKILEEALNLPFIDKKVHIAGGEVTLFWDKLVELIKFSKSLGYIVTLVTNGSWALNESKVKELKELKIDEIELSLTPYHLKFWNNKDNILKMLNNLKKYNLNFFIRFLTSKSNKIYDLYKLLGNELLGIPIISSPVLRLGRALSNLPPNEFYGDNKLPSGACFDSLNLTITPNGVYPCCNGSEITKYGKLGSLDESLKDILNRNYFLRLLTLIGPSRLLKELKLDYKYKNKEYSSICELCSEILNDDEVYNKSLELIRGRLG; encoded by the coding sequence ATGATTTATATATTAGATGATATTGATAGTCTGAGAAGTAATTCGATTCCTAATGATTTCAAATTAGTAGCCATAAATGTAAAAACTTTCATAAAATATAATAGTGAAATTGAGAAATTATTAAAAAATAATAGAATATTTAAGTTATATATTTTGTTCAATGATAATGACATTATTAATTTTAATTCTTATGACAATTTATCAAAAATGAAAGATACATTAATTAAAATTTCAAAAATAAAAACATTAAATGGATTTAAAAATGAATTTGTCTTTATGATTTCACAAAAATATGATATTGAAGCCATTAGAAGAATATTATTCCTATCCGAATCTAGATTATACAATTTTGCTATTTTTGTGATTAATATGAAATCAATAAAAGAATATGACCTAGAAATGCTTCTTACTTCGGATGTAATAAATAATAATCTATCTGAAGTTATATTGGTAGATGATAAGACAGTTTGGCCAGGGAGACATTTCAGATTTGTAAAGCAAATATCTAATGAGGAATATCTTTTCTATAAGAATCCGTTTTTTATAGATTTTAAAGGTAAACTCACAGATCTAATTTCATTAGAAGCTCTTAAAAAAATTTATCAATATTATGCTTCAGTAAGTCTTAGTGATAGTTTTAGATATTGGAACTTTAAAGGGATAGTAATAGAACTTACCTACAAATGTAATTTCTCTTGTGATCATTGCTATGTAAGTTCTTCTCCTCAAAGAGGTGAGATACTAGAACTTAATAAAATTTACAAAATTCTAGAAGAAGCTCTAAACTTGCCCTTTATAGATAAGAAAGTTCATATAGCTGGAGGAGAAGTAACATTATTTTGGGATAAGTTAGTAGAATTGATTAAGTTTTCAAAGTCTTTAGGATATATTGTAACATTAGTAACCAATGGAAGTTGGGCTCTAAATGAAAGTAAAGTCAAGGAATTAAAAGAATTGAAAATAGATGAGATCGAATTAAGCCTTACGCCATATCATTTAAAATTCTGGAATAATAAAGATAATATTTTAAAGATGTTAAATAACTTAAAGAAATATAATTTAAATTTTTTTATCAGATTTCTTACAAGTAAATCAAATAAGATATACGATTTATATAAACTTTTAGGAAATGAGCTTTTAGGAATACCTATAATTTCTTCTCCAGTGTTAAGATTAGGAAGAGCCTTATCAAATCTCCCACCTAATGAATTTTATGGTGATAATAAATTACCTAGTGGAGCTTGTTTTGACTCCTTAAATTTAACTATAACTCCTAATGGAGTATATCCTTGTTGTAATGGTTCGGAAATCACTAAATATGGTAAATTAGGCTCTCTAGATGAATCTCTGAAAGATATTCTCAATAGAAACTATTTTTTAAGGCTTCTTACATTAATAGGGCCTTCGAGATTATTAAAAGAGTTAAAACTAGATTATAAATACAAAAACAAAGAATATTCTAGTATTTGTGAATTATGTAGTGAAATATTAAATGATGATGAGGTTTATAATAAATCATTAGAGTTAATTAGAGGAAGATTAGGGTGA
- a CDS encoding ABC transporter ATP-binding protein: protein MINEDVSFKFDRGILVILGPNGAGKTTLLRQIYGDLKCDKGEILIDGFKPNERRAKKLLGIMPQNAEPIFNLTVYDHIKLFAKMRGIKGNDTKIREMIKLFDLDPKKRVNNLSGGQKRKVMLTSVLALEPKYFILDEPTVGLDLESRNIIHEILIKLSKEGKGIILTTHYLEEAEKLADSVILFNRRILFDGSKEELIRKVFNEDIYVVKVGDKKLFIKKEEISKYIYLNDIEIRRPTLEELYYEFFGKSN from the coding sequence GTGATTAATGAGGATGTAAGTTTTAAGTTTGATCGTGGAATCTTAGTGATTCTAGGACCTAACGGCGCTGGTAAAACTACATTATTAAGGCAAATTTACGGTGATTTAAAGTGTGATAAAGGAGAAATTCTTATAGATGGATTTAAACCTAATGAAAGAAGGGCTAAGAAGCTTTTAGGGATAATGCCTCAAAATGCAGAGCCAATTTTTAACCTCACTGTATATGATCACATTAAGCTCTTTGCTAAGATGAGAGGAATCAAAGGTAATGATACAAAGATTAGAGAGATGATTAAGCTTTTTGACCTTGATCCTAAGAAGAGGGTTAACAATTTATCTGGAGGACAGAAGAGGAAAGTGATGTTGACATCAGTTCTAGCTCTAGAGCCAAAATATTTTATCTTGGATGAACCTACTGTAGGGCTCGATTTAGAATCAAGAAATATAATTCACGAGATACTTATTAAGTTATCTAAGGAAGGGAAGGGCATAATCTTAACTACGCATTATCTGGAAGAGGCTGAAAAACTTGCAGATAGTGTAATCCTCTTCAACAGAAGAATTCTCTTTGACGGTTCAAAGGAAGAGCTTATAAGGAAAGTATTCAATGAAGATATTTACGTAGTTAAGGTAGGAGATAAAAAGCTCTTTATAAAGAAGGAGGAGATAAGCAAATATATTTATTTAAATGACATAGAGATAAGAAGGCCCACATTAGAGGAGTTGTATTATGAGTTTTTCGGAAAGAGTAACTGA
- a CDS encoding molybdopterin-dependent oxidoreductase, whose protein sequence is MKRRDFLKALFISTSLLVIGRLSLYEYNNYQHAQNALTPFGSWYVVQIADSPEISVNNYVLTVDGEVENPIRLTYQDLLKMPSIEVKDTIQCVSDPYFLRANVVWTGVPLKYIIDMVKPSPNVIKIVGYGAEGYTADLPISKAMEPNVVIAYMVDGKPLPQVHGYPVRLAVPGWWGYTYVKWLVRLYFTSKNILGYWESRGYPDYAKK, encoded by the coding sequence ATGAAAAGGAGAGATTTCCTAAAGGCATTATTTATTTCAACCTCACTATTAGTTATTGGCAGATTATCATTATATGAATATAATAATTATCAGCATGCACAAAACGCATTAACACCCTTCGGATCATGGTATGTCGTTCAAATAGCAGATTCTCCAGAAATTAGTGTAAATAATTACGTCTTAACTGTTGATGGCGAAGTGGAAAATCCTATTAGACTTACTTATCAAGATCTTCTTAAAATGCCTTCAATAGAGGTTAAAGACACAATACAATGTGTTTCTGACCCTTACTTTTTGAGAGCTAACGTAGTATGGACAGGAGTACCATTAAAGTATATAATTGATATGGTTAAACCTTCACCGAATGTGATTAAAATTGTAGGTTATGGTGCTGAGGGATATACTGCTGATCTTCCAATTTCAAAAGCAATGGAACCAAACGTAGTTATTGCTTACATGGTTGATGGAAAGCCTCTACCACAAGTTCACGGCTACCCAGTGAGGTTAGCTGTTCCAGGCTGGTGGGGATATACTTACGTTAAATGGTTAGTTAGACTTTACTTCACTTCTAAAAACATCTTAGGTTATTGGGAATCTAGGGGGTATCCGGACTATGCAAAGAAGTAA